The genomic window CGAAGATGAAATGCTGAAGCATTCTATCGACGAGTTCAAAGAAGGTAAAACAAGAGCACAAGTGGTAAAAGAGACTGAAACTCGTTTGTTTGAGTTATACAAAGATCCTAAATTAGATTACAAACCAAAAGAATTAGAACAACGCGGCGGTACGCACTACAGTGATGCTGCGTGTGAAATGATTGCTTCTATCTACAATGACAAACGTACTGACATGGTGGTTTCCACTGAAAATAATGGGACTATCACCGATTTACCATATGATTGTGTTGTAGAAGTATCTGGACCAGTAACATCACATGGTCATGAACCATATAACTGGGGGGCATTCCCGTCACCAGCACGTGGCATCATTCAAAATATGAAAGCAATGGAAGAAACAGTTATTCGTGCAGCCATTGATGGTGATTATGGTGCAGCATTGCATGCCTTTACAATCAATCCATTGGTTCCAGGTGGAACAATGGCAAGAACATTGTTAGACGAACTACTAGTTGCACACAAGAATCACCTGCCTAACTTTGCAGCTGATATTGCAAGAATTGAAAAAGATCAACCTGAAACAGTTGCTTACGTAACTGAGTTGATGAAGAGCAACTAATTAGCTCCTTGTTTTTTGCAGTACAGCAACATGAAAGAGTAAGTATAAGTGAATTATCTCCTGAATAAGCTAAAGTATCCTGAAAATAGGTCCGCCTATTTTCAGGATATTTTGGCTTATTTGACTTAGTAGCGACCGTCTATCAATAAGATGAAGGATACAATTTATTCAGAATTTATGTAATTAAAATGATCTTTCATGAAAAAAATGCATTTTCCTATTGACTAAACCTAACTTTAACTAGTTATGATAAAGAGGAGAATGCCGGATTTTCTATTTTTAACTTGACCATGATAGAGAATCCAATATTCCGATGGTAAAAAGATAAAAATAGTTCAAGTTAGCTGTTGACTTAGACCTACTCTAATACAGTAAGGTTAATCATGTGCTGAATCGCACAAAGGAATAAGAAAGGGGAGGTGGCATGGTTACAATCAAGCAAATTGCTGAACAGTTTGGTGTGACTGCCCACACAATACGTTTCTATGAAAAGGAAAAATTAATTGCTATTCCAAGAAATGAGCGTGGGATTCGAGATTTTGACGAGCAAGCAGTTAACCGGATGAAAACAATCCTCCATTATCGAAATGTAGGTATGTCGTTAGAAGATATCCGACAGGTCTTAGCGCATAGTAATGACCATAATTTTTCTTTAAATGTGTTAGCCCGAACGAAGGATGAGCTGGATCGGAAAATCGAGGAGCTGGAAGAAACACGCAGTTATTTGTACCGAAAAATAGCTATTCATAAAGAGTTGGCAGAAAAAGAAAACCTGGAAAAGCTAGACAATGAGGAGCATGCACCTATTCATAAAGCTGAGTAATATTGAACAAGCATATGTAGGTAAATACAATTAATAGAAAAGGGATGAAACAATTTGACAATAATCAATAAAGTGAATCAAGCATCAGATTTAAAGAAACTATCAATCAATGAGTTGGAGAAATTAGCGGAAGAAATCCGAGGACTCCTGCTAAAAAAAGTTAGCCAAACGGGTGGACATGTCGGTCCGAATCTAGGCGTTGTTGAATTAACATTGGCGTTTCATTACGTTTTCGATTCACCAATGGATAAAATCCTTTGGGATGTGTCGCATCAATCCTATTCGCATAAAATAGTGACTG from Enterococcus sp. 9E7_DIV0242 includes these protein-coding regions:
- a CDS encoding MerR family transcriptional regulator, coding for MVTIKQIAEQFGVTAHTIRFYEKEKLIAIPRNERGIRDFDEQAVNRMKTILHYRNVGMSLEDIRQVLAHSNDHNFSLNVLARTKDELDRKIEELEETRSYLYRKIAIHKELAEKENLEKLDNEEHAPIHKAE